A single Streptomyces sannanensis DNA region contains:
- a CDS encoding bifunctional uroporphyrinogen-III C-methyltransferase/uroporphyrinogen-III synthase: MSPTTNRPAHGHVTFLGAGPGDPGLLTLRAVEALARADVLIAEPQVLDVVRAHARAGVDTPQLTIVDEASTAAGIPALRDATNLVMEAARSGRRVVRAVSGDPGLDGNAGDEMLACAAAGVPFEVVPGVATAVGVPAYAGVPLRDAQGTDVRFIDARNTDARCWAEVGASDGTVVVSATLESVPAAASDLVAAGRKPDTPMTVTVAGTTTRQRTWNATLGTIAQVFKQGKVLPSTDGHQPVIAVVGERCAAARRDQLAWFESKPLFGWKVLVPRTKEQAASLSDQLRSYGAVPHEVPTIAVEPPRTPQQMERAVKGLVTGRYEWIAFTSVNAVKAVREKFEEYGLDARAFAGIKVAAVGEQTAHALIEFGVKPDLVPSGEQSAAGLLEDWPPYDPVFDPIDRVFLPRADIATETLVAGLIELGWEVDDVTAYRTVRASPPPAETREAIKGGGFDAVLFTSSSTVRNLVGIAGKPHNVTVIACIGPATAKTAEEHGLRVDVMAPEPSVHKLAEALANFGAARRDAAIESGDPVTRPSERRPGARRRRTT; this comes from the coding sequence TTGAGCCCCACCACGAACCGTCCCGCTCACGGGCATGTCACTTTCCTCGGTGCCGGTCCCGGAGACCCTGGTCTGCTGACCCTGCGCGCCGTCGAGGCGCTCGCGCGTGCGGACGTACTGATCGCCGAACCGCAGGTGCTCGACGTCGTACGCGCACATGCCCGGGCAGGGGTGGACACACCTCAGCTGACCATAGTTGACGAGGCGTCAACAGCCGCCGGAATACCCGCGTTGCGGGACGCGACCAATCTTGTCATGGAGGCTGCGCGCTCCGGCAGGCGGGTCGTCCGTGCGGTCTCCGGCGACCCGGGACTCGACGGCAACGCCGGCGACGAGATGCTCGCCTGCGCCGCCGCGGGCGTTCCCTTCGAGGTCGTGCCGGGTGTGGCCACCGCCGTGGGTGTGCCCGCGTACGCGGGCGTGCCGCTGCGTGACGCGCAGGGCACGGACGTGCGGTTCATCGACGCCCGGAACACCGACGCCCGCTGTTGGGCCGAGGTCGGCGCGAGCGACGGCACGGTCGTCGTCTCCGCGACCCTGGAGTCCGTACCGGCCGCCGCGAGCGACCTGGTCGCGGCCGGCCGCAAGCCGGACACCCCGATGACCGTCACCGTCGCCGGTACGACGACGCGCCAGCGCACCTGGAACGCGACGCTCGGAACCATCGCCCAGGTCTTCAAGCAGGGCAAGGTGCTGCCGTCGACCGACGGGCACCAGCCGGTCATAGCCGTGGTCGGTGAGCGGTGTGCCGCCGCCCGGCGCGACCAGCTCGCGTGGTTCGAGTCCAAGCCGCTCTTCGGCTGGAAGGTGCTCGTTCCGCGTACGAAGGAGCAGGCCGCCTCGCTCTCCGACCAGCTGCGTTCCTACGGCGCCGTGCCGCACGAGGTCCCGACGATCGCCGTCGAGCCGCCGCGCACCCCGCAGCAGATGGAGCGCGCGGTCAAGGGCCTGGTCACCGGCCGCTACGAGTGGATCGCCTTCACGTCCGTCAACGCCGTGAAGGCGGTGCGGGAGAAGTTCGAGGAGTACGGTCTCGACGCCCGCGCCTTCGCCGGGATCAAGGTCGCGGCCGTGGGCGAGCAGACCGCCCATGCGCTGATCGAGTTCGGTGTGAAGCCCGATCTGGTGCCGAGCGGTGAGCAGTCCGCCGCCGGCCTGCTGGAGGACTGGCCGCCGTACGACCCGGTCTTCGACCCGATCGACCGCGTCTTCCTGCCGCGTGCCGACATCGCCACGGAGACCCTGGTCGCCGGCCTGATCGAGCTGGGCTGGGAGGTCGACGACGTCACGGCGTACCGCACCGTGCGCGCCTCGCCGCCGCCGGCCGAGACCCGCGAGGCGATCAAGGGCGGCGGCTTCGACGCCGTGCTCTTCACCTCGTCGTCGACCGTGCGGAACCTGGTCGGCATCGCGGGCAAGCCGCACAACGTGACGGTGATCGCTTGCATCGGGCCCGCCACGGCGAAGACCGCCGAGGAGCACGGCCTGCGGGTGGACGTGATGGCTCCGGAGCCGTCCGTGCACAAGCTGGCCGAGGCGCTCGCCAACTTCGGCGCGGCCCGCCGTGACGCGGCGATCGAGTCGGGCGACCCCGTCACCCGGCCGAGCGAGCGCCGCCCGGGTGCGCGCAGGCGCCGTACGACCTGA
- a CDS encoding redox-sensing transcriptional repressor Rex, with protein sequence MATGRTHRPATRSRGIPEATVARLPLYLRALTALSERSVPTVSSEELASAAGVNSAKLRKDFSYLGSYGTRGVGYDVEYLVYQISRELGLTQDWPVVIVGIGNLGAALANYGGFASRGFRIAALIDADPAMAGKPVAGIPVQHTDDLEKIITENGVSIGVIATPAGAAQQVCDRLVAAGVTSILNFAPTVLTVPDGVDVRKVDLSIELQILAFHEQRKAGEEGGTEAPVVAPAVHGSPAAVDRKGPDGDVPAVMPA encoded by the coding sequence GTGGCAACTGGCCGAACTCACCGACCGGCGACTCGCAGCCGAGGAATCCCCGAGGCCACCGTCGCCCGGCTTCCGCTGTATCTGCGCGCGCTGACCGCGCTCTCCGAGCGCTCGGTTCCCACGGTCTCGTCCGAGGAGCTCGCCTCGGCCGCGGGGGTCAACTCCGCGAAGCTGCGCAAGGACTTCTCGTACCTCGGCTCCTACGGCACCCGGGGTGTCGGGTACGACGTCGAGTACCTCGTCTACCAGATCTCCCGCGAGCTCGGTCTGACCCAGGACTGGCCGGTTGTGATCGTCGGTATCGGTAACCTCGGCGCCGCCCTCGCCAACTACGGCGGGTTCGCCTCCCGTGGCTTCCGTATCGCCGCGCTCATCGACGCCGACCCGGCGATGGCCGGCAAGCCGGTCGCCGGGATCCCGGTGCAGCACACCGACGACCTCGAGAAGATCATCACCGAGAACGGCGTGTCGATCGGCGTCATCGCGACTCCCGCCGGAGCCGCCCAGCAGGTCTGCGACCGGCTGGTCGCCGCGGGCGTCACCTCCATCCTCAACTTCGCGCCCACCGTGCTCACCGTGCCGGACGGAGTGGACGTGCGGAAGGTGGACCTCTCCATCGAGCTGCAGATCCTCGCCTTCCACGAGCAGCGCAAGGCAGGCGAGGAAGGCGGCACCGAAGCCCCGGTGGTCGCCCCCGCCGTACACGGCTCGCCGGCTGCCGTGGACCGGAAGGGACCCGACGGGGATGTCCCCGCGGTGATGCCGGCATGA
- the hemC gene encoding hydroxymethylbilane synthase, which yields MTEKALRLGTRRSKLAMSQSGQVAEEVRRITGRPVELVEITTYGDTSREHLAQIGGTGVFVAALRDALLAGEVDFAVHSLKDLPTEQPAGLTLAAIPRREDPRDVLVARDGLTFAELPDGARVGTGSPRRMAQLNAYARNHGMRIETVPIRGNVDTRIGYVRSGELDAVVLAAAGLNRIGRISEVTDFLPVDVVLPAPGQGALAIECPSADAELIATLAELDDPYTRAAVTAERSLLAALEAGCSAPVGALADLLGDGQDVHEMRLRGVVGTTDGFALVQLSTTGPVPTSYDEAMALGRELAADMLAKGAAGLMGERAL from the coding sequence ATGACCGAGAAGGCATTGAGGCTGGGGACCAGGCGCAGCAAGCTGGCCATGTCCCAGTCGGGGCAGGTGGCCGAGGAGGTGCGCCGGATCACCGGGCGTCCCGTCGAGCTGGTCGAGATCACCACGTACGGAGACACCTCCCGTGAGCATCTCGCACAGATCGGCGGCACCGGCGTGTTCGTCGCGGCGCTGCGCGACGCGTTGCTCGCCGGCGAGGTGGACTTCGCGGTGCACTCGCTCAAGGACCTGCCGACCGAGCAGCCCGCGGGGCTGACGCTCGCCGCGATCCCGCGGCGCGAGGACCCCCGTGACGTACTGGTCGCCCGCGACGGGCTGACCTTCGCCGAGCTGCCCGACGGTGCGCGTGTGGGTACCGGTTCGCCGCGCCGCATGGCGCAGCTGAACGCGTACGCCCGCAACCACGGCATGCGGATCGAGACCGTCCCGATCCGCGGCAACGTCGACACCCGGATCGGTTACGTACGCAGTGGTGAGCTGGACGCGGTCGTACTGGCCGCCGCCGGTCTCAACCGCATCGGCAGGATCAGTGAGGTGACCGACTTCCTCCCCGTCGACGTCGTTTTGCCCGCCCCCGGCCAGGGGGCCCTGGCGATCGAGTGCCCCTCCGCCGACGCGGAGCTCATCGCCACGCTCGCCGAGCTCGACGACCCGTACACCCGGGCCGCCGTGACCGCCGAGCGGTCCCTGCTCGCCGCCCTGGAAGCCGGCTGCAGCGCACCTGTGGGCGCGCTGGCCGACCTGCTGGGTGACGGACAGGATGTTCATGAAATGCGCCTTCGCGGTGTCGTCGGTACGACCGACGGTTTCGCGCTGGTGCAGCTGTCCACCACCGGTCCCGTGCCCACGTCGTACGACGAGGCCATGGCGCTCGGTCGCGAACTCGCGGCCGACATGCTCGCCAAGGGCGCGGCCGGTCTTATGGGGGAGCGAGCACTTTGA
- a CDS encoding glutamyl-tRNA reductase, which translates to MSLLVVGLSHRSAPVSVLERAALAPDARGKLLHDTLAAEPAAEATVLSTCNRIELYADVDKFHAGVAELSTLLAQHSGVGLEELTPYLYVHYEDRAVHHLFSVACGLDSMVVGEGQILGQIKDALALGQELHTAGRLINDLFQQALRVGKRAHSETGIDRAGQSLVTFGLEQFTAGTDEPVDAWAAGKRALVIGAGSMSSLAAATLARAGVAEIVVANRTPERAERLVATLEEHYGKGLTDPAAGTGVAARAVPMDAVADELGRVDVAVSCTGATGLVLAADTIAEALSAPGEPVTLIAEEAPDELALDRAAIERLAGFERVPDAGARTEAAPGCPEDPDAPAADDMGLHGAWMERGTVGRRSEGGRRAVPAQAGPVRLALLDLAMPRDIDAAAHRIPGVRLVDIESLAEASADAPMAADVDKVRTIVSDEVAAFGAAQRAAHITPTVVALRAMAAEVVAGEVARLEGRLPDLDDKQRAEVTQTVRRVVDKLLHAPTVRVKQLASEPGGAGYADALRTLFDLDPETVASVSRAELNDPNRGRS; encoded by the coding sequence ATGAGTCTCCTCGTCGTCGGACTGAGCCACCGCAGCGCACCGGTCAGCGTTCTGGAGCGGGCCGCACTCGCCCCCGATGCGCGCGGCAAGCTGCTGCACGACACCCTCGCCGCGGAGCCCGCGGCCGAGGCCACCGTGCTGTCCACCTGCAACCGCATCGAGCTGTACGCCGACGTGGACAAGTTCCACGCCGGTGTCGCCGAGCTCTCCACCCTGCTCGCGCAGCACAGCGGCGTGGGCCTGGAAGAGCTCACCCCTTATCTGTACGTGCACTACGAGGACCGGGCCGTCCACCACCTCTTCTCGGTGGCGTGCGGGCTGGACTCGATGGTCGTGGGCGAGGGCCAGATCCTCGGCCAGATCAAGGACGCGCTCGCGCTGGGGCAGGAACTGCACACCGCGGGCCGGCTGATCAACGATCTCTTCCAGCAGGCCTTGCGGGTCGGCAAGCGCGCCCACAGCGAGACCGGTATCGACCGGGCCGGCCAGTCCCTGGTCACCTTCGGCCTCGAGCAGTTCACGGCCGGTACGGACGAGCCGGTCGACGCCTGGGCCGCGGGCAAGCGTGCCCTCGTCATCGGCGCGGGCTCCATGTCCTCGCTCGCCGCGGCGACCCTGGCGCGCGCCGGGGTGGCCGAGATCGTCGTGGCCAACCGGACGCCGGAGCGGGCCGAGCGGCTGGTCGCCACGCTCGAAGAGCACTACGGCAAGGGTCTCACCGACCCGGCCGCCGGAACGGGCGTCGCCGCGCGCGCGGTGCCGATGGACGCGGTCGCGGACGAGCTGGGCCGGGTCGACGTGGCGGTGTCCTGCACCGGCGCGACGGGCCTGGTCCTGGCGGCCGACACGATCGCCGAGGCCCTGTCGGCCCCGGGCGAGCCCGTGACGCTGATCGCCGAGGAGGCGCCGGACGAGCTGGCCCTCGACCGTGCGGCCATCGAGCGGCTGGCGGGCTTCGAGCGGGTTCCCGACGCCGGTGCCCGTACCGAGGCCGCCCCCGGATGCCCCGAGGACCCGGACGCGCCCGCCGCGGACGACATGGGGCTGCACGGCGCCTGGATGGAGCGCGGCACCGTGGGCCGGCGCAGCGAGGGTGGCCGGCGTGCCGTTCCCGCTCAGGCCGGGCCCGTACGGCTCGCGCTGCTCGACCTCGCCATGCCCCGGGACATCGACGCCGCCGCACACCGCATCCCCGGCGTACGGCTCGTCGACATCGAGTCGCTCGCCGAGGCGTCCGCCGACGCGCCCATGGCCGCCGACGTCGACAAGGTGCGCACCATCGTCTCCGACGAGGTCGCCGCCTTCGGCGCCGCCCAGCGTGCCGCGCACATCACGCCGACCGTCGTCGCCCTGCGCGCGATGGCCGCCGAGGTGGTGGCCGGCGAGGTGGCGCGGCTGGAGGGCCGGCTTCCCGACTTGGACGACAAGCAGCGCGCCGAGGTCACCCAGACCGTGCGCCGCGTCGTCGACAAGCTCCTGCACGCGCCCACCGTGCGGGTCAAGCAGCTCGCCAGCGAGCCCGGCGGTGCCGGGTACGCGGACGCGCTGCGGACTCTCTTCGACCTCGACCCGGAGACGGTCGCCTCCGTCAGCCGGGCCGAACTGAACGACCCGAATCGAGGGCGGTCATGA
- a CDS encoding HAD-IB family hydrolase: MAGLGWLTSRRRSATARSVLAGEAAAEAARKSEQDVAVAAPGKPEEQEFPVVGDQRAAAFFDLDNTVMQGAAIFHFGRGLYKRKFFQRRELVRFAWQQAWFRLAGVEDPEHMQDARDSALSIVKGHRVSELMAIGEEIYDEYMADRIWPGTRALAQAHLDAGQKVWLVTAAPVETATIIARRLGLTGALGTVAESVDGVYTGKLVGEPLHGPAKAEAVRALAAAENLDLSRCAAYSDSANDIPMLSLVGHPYAINPDTKLRKHARELDWRLRDYRTGRKAAKVGIPAAAGVGALAGGTAAAVALHRRRR; this comes from the coding sequence ATGGCCGGACTGGGATGGCTCACCTCTCGTAGGCGCTCGGCGACAGCACGCAGTGTGCTGGCGGGCGAGGCCGCAGCCGAGGCAGCGCGCAAGTCGGAGCAGGACGTCGCGGTCGCGGCGCCCGGGAAACCCGAGGAACAGGAGTTCCCCGTCGTCGGGGACCAGCGGGCCGCCGCGTTCTTCGACCTCGACAACACCGTCATGCAGGGCGCGGCGATCTTCCACTTCGGCCGCGGCCTGTACAAACGCAAGTTCTTCCAGCGCCGCGAACTGGTCAGGTTCGCCTGGCAGCAGGCCTGGTTCCGGCTTGCCGGGGTCGAGGACCCCGAGCACATGCAGGACGCCCGGGACAGCGCCCTGTCGATCGTCAAGGGCCACCGGGTCTCCGAGCTGATGGCCATAGGCGAGGAGATCTACGACGAGTACATGGCCGACCGCATCTGGCCGGGCACCCGCGCGCTGGCCCAGGCGCATCTCGACGCGGGCCAGAAGGTCTGGCTGGTCACCGCCGCACCCGTCGAGACCGCCACGATCATCGCCCGCCGGCTCGGCCTGACCGGGGCCCTGGGCACGGTCGCCGAATCCGTCGACGGCGTCTACACCGGCAAGCTGGTCGGCGAACCGCTGCACGGCCCGGCGAAGGCCGAAGCCGTCCGCGCACTGGCCGCCGCCGAGAACCTCGACCTGTCCCGCTGCGCGGCGTACAGCGACTCGGCCAACGACATCCCGATGCTCTCGCTGGTCGGGCACCCGTACGCCATCAACCCCGACACCAAGCTGCGCAAGCACGCCCGCGAACTCGACTGGCGACTGCGCGACTACCGCACCGGCCGCAAGGCCGCCAAGGTCGGCATCCCGGCCGCGGCCGGCGTCGGCGCCCTCGCCGGCGGCACGGCGGCCGCTGTCGCCCTGCACCGTCGCCGCCGCTGA
- a CDS encoding ECF subfamily RNA polymerase sigma factor, BldN family, with translation MYPHVGVDASGLATLRATILCHLRGFVPAAYAVPAFAAPAPAGPCYALAGWGSPLLERSRELGGGTTMGRRGNRVGGGTSTARRPSADSDSARMMDLVERAQAGEAEAFGRLYDQYSDTVYRYIYYRVGSKATAEDLTSETFLRALRRISTFTWQGRDFGAWLVTIARNLVADHFKSSRFRLEVTTGEMLDANEVERSPEESVLESLSNAALLEAVRKLNPQQQECVTLRFLQGLSVAETARAMGKNEGAIKTLQYRAVRTLARLLPDDAR, from the coding sequence GTGTACCCACACGTCGGGGTTGACGCCTCGGGCCTGGCTACGCTGCGCGCAACGATCCTCTGCCACTTGCGCGGCTTCGTCCCCGCCGCGTACGCCGTCCCCGCCTTCGCCGCCCCTGCACCCGCCGGCCCGTGCTACGCCCTGGCCGGATGGGGGTCCCCCCTGCTCGAACGAAGCCGAGAGCTCGGGGGAGGGACGACGATGGGCAGACGGGGCAACCGTGTGGGCGGCGGCACCTCGACCGCCCGGCGGCCCAGCGCGGACAGCGACAGCGCACGCATGATGGACCTGGTGGAGCGGGCCCAGGCGGGCGAGGCCGAGGCCTTCGGCCGGCTGTACGACCAGTACAGCGACACCGTGTACCGCTACATCTACTACCGCGTCGGCAGCAAGGCGACCGCCGAGGACCTCACCAGCGAGACCTTTCTGCGCGCCCTGCGCCGCATCTCCACCTTCACCTGGCAGGGCCGCGACTTCGGCGCCTGGCTGGTCACGATCGCGCGCAATCTGGTCGCCGACCACTTCAAATCGAGCAGATTCCGGCTGGAAGTGACCACGGGTGAAATGCTCGACGCCAATGAGGTCGAGCGGAGCCCCGAGGAGTCCGTCCTCGAATCACTGTCCAACGCCGCCCTGCTCGAAGCCGTGCGCAAACTCAATCCGCAGCAGCAGGAGTGCGTCACCCTGCGCTTCCTGCAGGGCCTCTCGGTCGCCGAGACGGCCCGGGCGATGGGCAAGAACGAGGGT
- a CDS encoding glutaredoxin family protein — protein sequence MSPLLRRTGKKPAERMVTLIGKSGCHLCDDARGVIEKVCADTGASWEEKDITRDEALHRAYWEQIPVVLVDGEQHTFWRVDEGRLRRALGA from the coding sequence ATGAGTCCTTTGTTGCGCCGTACGGGCAAGAAGCCGGCCGAGCGGATGGTGACCCTCATCGGGAAGTCCGGATGTCATCTGTGTGACGACGCCCGTGGGGTGATCGAAAAGGTGTGCGCGGACACCGGCGCGTCCTGGGAGGAGAAGGACATCACCCGGGACGAGGCACTGCACCGCGCGTACTGGGAGCAGATTCCCGTCGTCCTGGTCGACGGTGAACAGCACACGTTCTGGCGGGTGGACGAGGGCCGTCTCCGTCGCGCGCTGGGAGCGTGA